A portion of the Polaribacter cellanae genome contains these proteins:
- a CDS encoding DUF4272 domain-containing protein produces the protein MWFQKKIKPEKIKDRNTKQLRSNGIEVIEHLPYLDNPEFREPGEIARRTMVLTALFQLHLQAPRDIIKKWLEENRLIDYLNEEELEYLETEYSELPEQTQIDIYWFVEAIWTFAWVGGIHNNLTLNTGVEDSLASLIPNIAKNEPAEKFISEFKLRNQIEIFEMLDKFYRAHWFARNNNLTGKQSDKVDLDIIMERRKALEYTVYKEIDWNEISLDT, from the coding sequence ATGTGGTTCCAAAAGAAAATTAAACCAGAAAAAATAAAGGATAGAAATACAAAGCAATTGCGTTCGAACGGAATTGAGGTGATTGAACATTTACCTTATTTGGACAATCCTGAATTTAGAGAACCAGGAGAAATTGCACGTAGAACAATGGTTCTAACTGCATTATTTCAGTTACACCTTCAAGCACCAAGAGACATAATCAAAAAATGGCTGGAGGAAAATAGACTTATAGACTATTTGAACGAAGAAGAATTAGAATATTTGGAAACGGAATATTCGGAATTACCCGAACAGACTCAAATAGATATTTATTGGTTTGTAGAAGCCATTTGGACTTTTGCTTGGGTTGGCGGAATTCACAATAATTTGACTTTAAACACTGGTGTGGAAGATTCACTTGCTTCATTAATTCCGAACATAGCGAAAAATGAACCAGCGGAAAAATTTATATCTGAATTCAAATTGAGAAATCAAATAGAAATCTTTGAAATGTTGGACAAGTTCTATCGTGCTCATTGGTTTGCTCGAAATAACAATTTGACTGGAAAACAATCGGACAAAGTTGATTTGGACATAATAATGGAAAGAAGAAAAGCATTGGAATATACAGTTTACAAAGAAATTGACTGGAATGAGATTTCACTTGATACGTAA
- a CDS encoding serine hydrolase domain-containing protein, protein MEKIKFILVLTILLASSIQAQNKEQPSQTEYAKDILTKEIKRMIEETGIPSISIALIRDENVVWAEAFGYANVKTKTPATTSTTYSTGSTAKPYMSMAIMQLVEKGLVDLDKPVNDYLENPITSFSENSKPITIRHLLSHQSGLPASANFVPLWSKEKRKSLKEIANNVKPVREPEKQFEYCNDGFVISALVIQNITGKNYGDYVNDNILKPLGLDNLNFTQPTPETVEEMALPYKLAYNNSFPIAQQYSEPYPAGGLTYLTPTQMSRFLIAHLNKGKYLENRLLSEESMGVFHETSFGHEYYGLGIGVEKKNDKTYLFHSGLQDGYVATFNINLNSRTGVYLMANTIAERHLAVLSALATELMDGNKDYKPIPSFVSKEFKEIKITENDLHKFIGTYKIDGTNFDLTILKKKDRLYLKNPTNVEYEIIPYEKDKFYLKTEEEQIEFKKSKNKISGMVLRSKNQEIIAKRTE, encoded by the coding sequence ATGGAAAAAATAAAATTTATCCTAGTTTTAACTATTCTTCTCGCTTCAAGCATCCAAGCACAGAACAAAGAACAACCTTCACAAACAGAATACGCAAAGGACATTCTAACAAAGGAAATAAAAAGAATGATTGAGGAGACTGGAATCCCTTCAATCTCAATTGCTTTGATAAGAGATGAAAATGTAGTTTGGGCGGAGGCATTTGGTTATGCCAATGTAAAGACCAAAACACCTGCAACAACTTCAACGACCTATTCAACCGGCTCGACAGCTAAACCATATATGTCGATGGCAATTATGCAGTTAGTGGAAAAAGGACTTGTCGACTTGGACAAACCGGTAAACGATTATCTCGAAAACCCGATTACATCATTTTCAGAAAACAGCAAACCGATTACGATAAGACATCTTCTATCGCATCAATCTGGATTGCCCGCTTCAGCTAATTTTGTACCCCTGTGGAGCAAGGAAAAACGTAAATCGCTAAAAGAAATAGCCAACAATGTCAAACCTGTCAGAGAACCCGAAAAGCAGTTTGAATATTGCAATGATGGATTCGTGATTTCTGCTTTGGTTATTCAAAATATAACGGGTAAAAACTATGGAGACTATGTAAACGATAATATTTTAAAGCCATTAGGCTTAGATAACTTAAATTTTACCCAACCAACCCCCGAAACCGTTGAGGAAATGGCTCTACCCTACAAATTAGCTTATAATAACTCATTCCCCATCGCTCAACAATATTCCGAACCCTACCCAGCTGGTGGACTAACGTATTTGACACCAACTCAAATGTCTCGATTTTTAATTGCGCATCTAAACAAAGGAAAATATCTGGAAAATAGACTTTTGAGCGAAGAATCGATGGGAGTTTTTCACGAAACAAGTTTTGGACACGAATATTACGGCTTGGGAATCGGAGTTGAAAAAAAGAATGATAAAACATACTTGTTCCATAGTGGGCTACAAGATGGTTATGTAGCAACTTTCAATATAAATTTGAACTCAAGGACAGGAGTTTATCTTATGGCAAACACTATAGCAGAAAGGCATTTAGCCGTACTTTCCGCTCTCGCCACGGAACTTATGGACGGAAATAAAGACTATAAACCAATTCCGTCTTTTGTGTCAAAAGAATTCAAAGAAATAAAAATAACTGAAAATGATTTGCACAAATTTATCGGCACATACAAAATTGACGGAACGAATTTTGACCTGACCATTTTAAAAAAGAAAGACAGACTATATTTGAAAAATCCGACAAATGTCGAATATGAAATAATACCTTATGAAAAAGACAAGTTTTACCTAAAAACGGAAGAGGAACAAATAGAATTCAAGAAATCCAAGAATAAAATAAGTGGAATGGTCTTACGCTCGAAAAATCAGGAAATAATTGCCAAACGAACGGAATAA
- a CDS encoding DUF2798 domain-containing protein codes for MSDKFYKYINTVLVTVPMRLIMAFVGISHNYGFKEGWVQKFIETTIFMFPIAYLSVLILVPIARKLTDKIVGKKDSD; via the coding sequence ATGTCGGACAAATTTTATAAATACATCAACACCGTTTTAGTTACAGTTCCAATGAGACTGATTATGGCATTTGTTGGAATATCCCATAATTATGGATTCAAAGAAGGGTGGGTTCAAAAATTCATAGAAACAACTATTTTTATGTTCCCAATAGCATATCTATCTGTTCTTATTTTAGTGCCAATTGCCAGAAAATTAACGGATAAGATTGTTGGCAAAAAGGACAGCGATTAA
- a CDS encoding DUF5819 family protein yields MKKLKILIISVIVLHFLLISIGQLRDLGYINNSFAKHINDSYIIPYFEQSWSMFAPNPPKGNQYFVVKYKINNDSLTLDIHEQVRKGSVLSLFNINQRLLKYQNECYNDILRKLESKKISFSNINVSNSHGLESILNYSKIVLKKQLKFLSNIKSTDSIKVDIYLIDEPLNKPNSPNKYGEKKYIQLENIYLGKKDEL; encoded by the coding sequence ATGAAGAAATTAAAAATTTTAATAATATCAGTGATAGTTTTACACTTTTTGCTAATTAGTATTGGACAATTAAGAGATTTAGGGTATATAAACAATTCTTTTGCTAAGCATATTAATGACAGTTACATTATACCGTATTTTGAGCAAAGTTGGAGTATGTTTGCTCCGAACCCGCCAAAAGGGAATCAATATTTTGTTGTAAAATATAAAATTAATAATGATAGTTTAACTTTAGACATTCATGAACAAGTAAGAAAAGGAAGTGTTTTAAGTTTATTCAATATCAATCAGCGTCTATTAAAGTATCAAAACGAATGTTATAATGATATACTCAGAAAATTAGAATCAAAAAAAATATCCTTTTCAAATATTAATGTATCGAATAGTCATGGTCTAGAATCTATTTTAAATTATTCCAAAATTGTACTTAAAAAACAATTGAAATTCTTATCTAACATTAAGAGTACTGATTCTATTAAAGTTGATATTTATCTTATAGATGAACCATTGAATAAGCCCAATAGCCCTAATAAATATGGAGAAAAAAAATATATACAACTTGAAAACATTTATTTAGGAAAAAAAGATGAATTATAA
- a CDS encoding HTTM domain-containing protein, with translation MNYNKYKIGASILRFLIGFFIFKDFIVYAINSKYLFNQKGIISYETYIDIINYFGFKYFFFDFTNNTVIYLYLFLGIIFSLLLTLGVLQRFSVIVLFVLLFVFKIRNIYLLDGADNVISVMLPFFLFVNTFSFSEKYEKLKQKILQRKNLLKIDGVLSKYFSYAIMIQICFIYFFAGLHKLQGEVWQNGTALYYILNSNDFSPTILNQFITSSLLVVKLLTWFTIFFQLTFPILVWIPKLRKPYIILGIILHLGIFFMMKIDNFSFVMISCYAIFFNNDFYTKNFKYFKRLHL, from the coding sequence ATGAATTATAATAAATACAAAATAGGTGCTTCGATATTAAGGTTTCTTATAGGTTTTTTTATCTTCAAAGACTTTATTGTGTATGCTATAAACAGCAAATATCTTTTTAATCAAAAAGGTATTATTTCGTATGAGACATATATAGATATTATTAACTATTTCGGCTTTAAATATTTCTTTTTTGATTTTACAAATAATACAGTTATATACTTGTATTTGTTTTTAGGTATTATTTTTAGTCTTTTATTAACACTTGGTGTTTTACAACGGTTTTCTGTTATAGTTTTATTTGTTCTTCTTTTTGTATTCAAAATAAGAAATATATATTTATTAGATGGAGCAGACAATGTAATATCTGTAATGCTACCTTTTTTCCTATTTGTTAACACATTTAGTTTTAGTGAGAAATATGAAAAATTAAAACAAAAAATTTTACAAAGAAAAAATCTTTTAAAAATTGACGGTGTCCTGAGTAAATATTTTTCATATGCAATAATGATTCAAATTTGTTTCATTTACTTTTTTGCTGGTCTTCATAAGTTACAAGGTGAGGTTTGGCAAAATGGTACAGCATTGTATTATATTTTAAACTCAAATGATTTTTCTCCTACCATTTTAAATCAATTTATAACAAGTTCTCTTCTTGTAGTAAAACTTTTGACTTGGTTCACTATTTTTTTTCAACTAACATTTCCGATTTTAGTATGGATTCCCAAATTGAGAAAGCCATACATAATTTTAGGCATTATTTTACATTTAGGAATTTTCTTTATGATGAAAATTGATAACTTTTCCTTTGTTATGATTTCTTGTTATGCAATATTTTTTAATAATGACTTTTACACTAAAAACTTTAAATACTTTAAAAGACTTCACTTATGA
- a CDS encoding DinB family protein, which translates to MKEFFKDIFEYHNHFNQKLIEQLAENENAITKRTIPLLSHSINAQQIWNARITNGQTFGVHENHTLDECKRIDTENYKQTLKIIDERELTEIIIYANSKGAEFRNSIQQILFHIANHFSHHKGQIISDLRQSGIHPIVTDYIFYKR; encoded by the coding sequence ATGAAAGAATTCTTTAAAGACATATTTGAATATCATAATCATTTTAATCAAAAGCTAATTGAGCAACTTGCTGAAAACGAAAACGCAATAACAAAACGTACGATTCCGCTTTTATCACATTCAATAAACGCACAACAAATATGGAATGCAAGAATAACCAATGGCCAAACATTTGGCGTTCACGAAAACCATACTTTAGATGAATGCAAGCGGATTGATACTGAAAATTATAAACAAACTCTGAAAATAATTGATGAACGTGAATTGACTGAAATAATAATTTACGCTAATTCTAAAGGAGCTGAATTCAGAAATTCAATACAGCAGATTTTATTTCATATCGCAAATCATTTTAGCCATCATAAGGGTCAAATTATATCTGATTTAAGACAAAGCGGAATACATCCAATCGTTACGGATTACATTTTTTATAAACGCTGA
- a CDS encoding DCC1-like thiol-disulfide oxidoreductase family protein, whose translation MKKIIVFYDNWCPNCTRFINLVKKLDFFNLIDTRKLRLNSDISKLPDIDLELAKKQMASKINNKWFYGYNSIYHILIRLPIIILIFPFLYFFKITNIGQYLYVQLAIKRKIIPLHCSSKTCNIEN comes from the coding sequence ATGAAAAAAATAATAGTTTTTTATGATAATTGGTGTCCTAATTGCACAAGATTTATAAATCTAGTTAAAAAACTTGATTTTTTTAATCTAATTGATACAAGAAAATTACGATTGAATAGTGATATTAGCAAGCTTCCTGATATAGATTTAGAATTAGCAAAAAAACAAATGGCTTCTAAAATAAATAATAAATGGTTTTATGGTTACAATTCTATTTATCATATTTTAATTAGATTACCCATTATAATTTTAATTTTCCCTTTTTTATACTTTTTTAAAATAACTAATATCGGGCAATATTTATACGTTCAATTAGCAATAAAAAGAAAAATAATTCCATTACATTGTAGTTCAAAAACCTGTAATATAGAAAATTAA
- a CDS encoding outer membrane beta-barrel family protein, whose amino-acid sequence MKLVYFLISLSLANIVSAQTINYGGVVENNDSKEDLLIILSNIKDSTLVYSQNTTNNTFLIKNVETGNYERCVISNLYNQCDTIILNQSIENDIIYLENSYQLGEVVITAKKPLIQNKNGVLKVNVENSPIMSSGTLFETLSKLPGVSYNQANGSFKLKGKDGIQIQMDGQTVYISGNELSSLLKSIPAEDVSNIEINSSPSAKYDAGGSGGIININTKKIKRQGIYIGTSLNATQGKYYKQNFGLKSQFNTKKQRFMLYYINSFNTDFENADTERQFTENYTTQNTYAKIKGNSNTLNAQYENQFSKSNLLLNSSISLYKEDINQNTNLDLFDNSHVLYSNVYSNQQSNNKLKNFDFGANYKMNFKKSDITLKSNYVYYNIDNSSYLISTETPQVNTFNNLQNISPNKVNLLVSQLDYNQVIDSLSHFETGLKYIYQDIDNENNFYQNINNSLTFDSDKSNGYLYREQIVAGYFQYYKTINKFDFTLGGRLEYNPSKGFDKKNEYTLKREQTNFFPFINIAFNYSDNNNFNLSYTKRINRPRFSNLMPFTYYVDPYTQLIGNPNLKSSITNQVELQFIHKRNYIFSIAYSLINNSIYQTPIQNNATLNTILTPLNIDKTHSLSLNANLSFDLTKWWYFNINAIGFYDKISSSNDAINIASDNFSGQIVTTNSFSLPKNIQFEITTDYVSPFIQGPYKTDDLFSMNASLSKSFFDNKMRVSIIGNDILRTYKINNNSIIVNQISNIFQRFDTHWIRLSLVYRFNKGIKKGSATDDKTTEELKSRVK is encoded by the coding sequence ATGAAATTAGTTTATTTCCTTATTTCACTGTCATTAGCGAATATTGTTTCTGCTCAAACAATAAATTATGGAGGAGTTGTGGAAAACAATGATTCAAAAGAAGATTTATTAATTATATTATCAAATATAAAAGACTCTACTTTGGTTTATTCACAAAATACAACAAACAATACTTTCTTAATTAAAAATGTAGAAACTGGTAATTATGAACGCTGTGTTATTTCAAATCTATACAATCAATGCGATACTATTATATTAAATCAATCTATAGAAAATGATATTATTTATTTAGAAAATTCTTATCAATTAGGCGAGGTTGTTATAACTGCAAAAAAACCATTAATTCAAAATAAAAATGGGGTTCTAAAAGTAAACGTTGAAAATAGCCCTATTATGTCATCAGGCACTTTATTTGAAACTTTATCAAAATTACCAGGTGTGTCATATAATCAAGCAAATGGTAGTTTTAAATTAAAAGGTAAAGACGGTATTCAAATTCAAATGGATGGACAAACTGTTTATATTTCTGGTAATGAATTATCTTCTCTTTTAAAAAGTATTCCAGCAGAAGATGTTAGCAATATAGAAATTAACTCAAGCCCTTCGGCAAAATATGATGCAGGGGGTAGCGGAGGAATAATAAACATTAATACAAAAAAAATAAAAAGGCAAGGTATATACATAGGCACGTCTTTAAATGCTACACAAGGAAAGTATTATAAACAAAATTTTGGCTTAAAAAGTCAATTTAATACAAAAAAGCAAAGATTTATGTTATACTATATAAATTCATTTAATACAGATTTTGAAAATGCAGATACAGAAAGACAATTCACGGAAAACTATACCACCCAAAATACTTATGCAAAAATTAAGGGTAATTCAAATACTCTTAATGCACAATATGAAAATCAATTCTCAAAATCTAATTTATTATTAAATTCATCAATTTCATTATACAAAGAGGATATTAATCAAAACACAAATTTAGATTTATTTGATAATTCTCATGTATTATACTCAAATGTTTATTCTAATCAACAGAGTAATAATAAACTTAAAAATTTTGATTTCGGAGCAAATTATAAAATGAATTTTAAGAAGTCTGATATTACTTTGAAGTCCAATTATGTCTATTATAATATTGATAATAGCTCTTATCTTATATCAACAGAAACTCCACAAGTAAATACTTTTAACAACTTACAAAACATATCCCCTAATAAAGTAAACCTACTAGTATCGCAGTTAGATTATAATCAAGTTATTGATTCGCTTTCTCATTTTGAAACGGGTTTAAAATACATTTATCAAGATATAGATAATGAAAATAATTTTTACCAAAATATTAATAATAGTTTAACATTTGATTCCGATAAGTCAAACGGATATTTGTATAGAGAGCAAATCGTTGCAGGATATTTTCAATACTACAAGACAATTAATAAATTTGATTTCACACTTGGAGGGCGTTTAGAATATAACCCTTCTAAAGGATTTGATAAAAAAAATGAATATACATTAAAAAGAGAGCAGACTAACTTTTTTCCTTTTATAAACATAGCGTTTAATTATTCTGACAATAATAATTTCAATCTATCCTATACCAAAAGAATCAACAGACCTCGTTTTAGCAATCTTATGCCATTCACATATTATGTAGACCCTTATACACAGCTAATAGGTAATCCTAATTTAAAATCAAGTATAACTAATCAAGTAGAATTGCAATTTATTCATAAACGAAACTATATATTTAGTATAGCATATTCATTAATTAATAATTCAATATATCAAACACCTATTCAAAACAATGCAACTCTAAATACTATATTAACTCCTCTTAATATAGATAAAACACATTCATTATCTCTAAATGCAAATTTATCTTTTGACCTTACAAAATGGTGGTATTTTAATATCAACGCTATAGGTTTCTATGATAAAATATCTTCAAGTAATGATGCAATAAATATTGCTTCAGATAATTTTTCTGGTCAAATCGTAACAACAAATTCTTTTTCTTTACCTAAAAATATTCAGTTTGAAATAACCACTGATTATGTTTCTCCTTTTATTCAAGGTCCATATAAAACAGATGATTTATTCTCTATGAATGCAAGTTTAAGTAAAAGTTTTTTTGATAATAAAATGCGTGTATCAATTATTGGAAATGATATTTTAAGAACGTATAAAATAAATAATAATTCAATAATTGTAAATCAGATTTCCAATATTTTTCAAAGGTTTGATACTCATTGGATTAGATTAAGTTTAGTATATAGATTTAACAAAGGGATAAAAAAAGGAAGTGCTACAGATGATAAGACTACAGAAGAATTAAAATCAAGAGTAAAATGA
- a CDS encoding dienelactone hydrolase family protein, translating to MKHKTISKKVHIQVKGSTSKMSGYLAQPETDGKFPSVIIGMEIFGVNGHIKDITNKIAKLGYIAIAVDFYHRTEPNLELSFDTEGRNKGMELMNQLSREEVLKDVKATMDFLKSMEKSTKKIGFIGFSIGGHIAYLAATKLDLSITICFYAGWIVNKDIKLSQPEPTVTLTSGIAKNNGQLYYFVGGQDSLITKEQLELMTEALTSNNVRHEIIVYPQAKHGFFCEQRPLTFDKSSRDNAWERIQKILKNKL from the coding sequence ATGAAACACAAAACAATAAGCAAAAAAGTGCATATTCAAGTCAAGGGTAGCACTTCCAAAATGAGTGGTTATTTAGCTCAACCCGAAACTGATGGGAAATTTCCGAGCGTGATTATCGGAATGGAGATTTTTGGCGTAAATGGACACATAAAGGACATAACAAACAAAATCGCCAAGCTTGGTTACATAGCAATCGCTGTTGACTTTTATCATCGGACAGAACCAAATTTGGAACTTTCTTTTGACACAGAAGGTCGGAATAAAGGAATGGAATTGATGAACCAACTTTCACGTGAAGAAGTACTTAAAGATGTAAAAGCCACAATGGATTTTCTTAAATCAATGGAAAAAAGTACCAAAAAAATTGGTTTTATTGGATTTAGTATTGGAGGCCATATTGCTTACTTGGCTGCAACAAAACTTGACCTTTCAATTACAATTTGTTTTTACGCAGGTTGGATAGTGAACAAAGATATTAAATTAAGTCAACCAGAGCCAACAGTAACGCTGACTTCAGGTATTGCAAAAAACAATGGACAACTATACTATTTTGTTGGAGGGCAGGATAGCCTTATAACAAAAGAACAATTGGAATTAATGACAGAGGCTTTGACTTCCAACAACGTTCGTCACGAGATAATAGTTTATCCACAAGCAAAACACGGATTCTTCTGCGAACAGCGACCTTTAACTTTTGATAAGTCTTCGAGAGACAATGCTTGGGAACGAATACAAAAAATATTGAAAAACAAACTTTGA
- a CDS encoding IS110 family transposase: MKEQISLDVVNKNAAGIDIGSRSHWVAVGQSDDLIKEFGVYNENLYQLADWLTSHKIKHVAMESTGNYWQNLHAVLLSRGFEVTLCNGKFTKNIKGKKTDVKDCQWIQKLHSLGLLSGSFLPDEDTEILRTYTRHRYNLIKQAASATKKMQKYLRLMNIRLDVVVKDVVGLTGLKIIRAIALGETDPEKLASLRHYNCKKSEEEIAKALHSNGRKDFLYALKDELDTYDFVQKKIRECDDQIAAKLDEIIGKDPEKQEHYIDKKPYKRINKNTPKDIDINLKSYQMFKGVDLLAIEGMSYNTVLTIMSEVGFDGIKKFNSAKQFTSWLRLAPNNKVSGGKVLSSKIGKGSNRLKIALRNAANSIGNLKDSTPLRDFFHRINFRKGRVSAITATARKLAVIIWNMVTKGIPYQNPEGYLYLDQKRKLGIVKRMKKQITKFGITNDDLELNTTP; encoded by the coding sequence ATGAAAGAACAAATTAGCTTAGATGTAGTCAATAAAAATGCAGCAGGCATTGATATTGGTAGTAGAAGTCATTGGGTGGCAGTTGGTCAGAGCGATGACTTAATCAAAGAGTTTGGCGTCTACAATGAAAATCTATACCAACTTGCCGATTGGTTGACCTCACACAAGATTAAGCATGTTGCTATGGAGAGTACCGGAAACTACTGGCAAAATTTACATGCCGTACTGCTCTCAAGAGGATTTGAGGTAACCCTGTGCAATGGTAAATTTACCAAAAACATCAAAGGAAAGAAAACAGATGTCAAAGACTGTCAATGGATCCAAAAACTACACAGTTTAGGACTGCTCTCGGGTAGTTTTTTACCCGATGAAGACACCGAAATACTCAGGACATACACAAGACACCGATACAATCTGATAAAACAAGCTGCCTCGGCAACAAAGAAGATGCAGAAATACCTTAGACTTATGAATATTCGCCTCGATGTAGTGGTCAAAGATGTGGTGGGACTTACAGGACTTAAAATTATTCGTGCCATTGCTCTAGGCGAAACCGATCCAGAAAAACTAGCAAGTTTACGTCATTACAACTGCAAGAAAAGCGAAGAAGAAATTGCCAAAGCATTGCACTCCAACGGAAGAAAAGACTTCCTTTATGCACTAAAAGATGAGCTAGACACCTACGATTTCGTGCAAAAGAAAATAAGAGAATGTGACGACCAGATTGCCGCAAAACTCGACGAAATAATAGGTAAAGACCCTGAAAAACAAGAACATTATATCGATAAGAAACCGTATAAACGCATTAACAAAAACACCCCTAAAGACATAGACATCAATTTAAAATCCTACCAAATGTTCAAAGGTGTAGACCTTTTAGCCATAGAAGGTATGAGTTACAATACCGTCCTTACCATCATGAGTGAAGTAGGTTTTGATGGAATCAAAAAGTTTAATTCCGCAAAACAATTTACATCTTGGCTTAGGCTGGCGCCCAACAACAAAGTAAGTGGTGGAAAAGTGCTATCCAGCAAAATAGGGAAAGGAAGCAACAGACTCAAAATTGCTCTGCGAAATGCAGCAAACTCCATTGGTAATTTAAAAGACAGCACACCCCTGCGGGATTTTTTCCATAGAATCAACTTCAGAAAAGGCCGTGTCTCGGCCATCACTGCAACAGCAAGAAAATTAGCAGTCATCATTTGGAATATGGTCACAAAAGGAATTCCATACCAAAACCCAGAAGGCTATCTCTACCTTGACCAAAAAAGAAAATTAGGTATCGTTAAAAGAATGAAGAAACAAATCACTAAATTTGGAATAACAAATGACGATTTAGAGCTAAACACAACCCCTTGA